From the Mastacembelus armatus chromosome 14, fMasArm1.2, whole genome shotgun sequence genome, one window contains:
- the LOC113143027 gene encoding organic solute transporter subunit alpha-like, whose product MEEAVNSTIDPACLQEPPLAIDVIKQLDVFGVCLYSILTFMSCISLLLYLEQCVYIYKKLPYPKKTTIIWINGAAPVIATMSCFGMWIPRAVMFTDMTSNCYFAVVVYKVLVLMVEEFGGSSVFLDRFSDKAFRINTGPCCCCCPCLPRVPMSRRMLFLLKLGALQYAILKTVLSILSIILWTNGNFDLSDLEITGTAIWINPFIGVLTIISLWPVAIIFMNTNSFLRSLNIIPKYAMYQLILVLSQLQTSIINILALDGTIACAPPFSSQARGSMLSQQMMIMEMFIITVVNRFLFRRTYDTLPSEAHDSDQNANVTLQAAVIEHDV is encoded by the exons ATGGAGGAAGCCGTCAACAGCACCATCGATCCAGCTTGTTTACAAGAGCCCCCGCTGGCGATCGACGTGATAAAGC AACTAGATGTATTTGGAGTTTGTCTGTACTCCATTCTCACCTTCATGTCCTGTATCTCCCTGCTGCTGTACCTGGAGCAGTGTGTCTATATTTATAAAAAACTGCCCTACCCCAAGAAGACGACCATCATTTGGATAAATGGTGCAGCACCA gtCATTGCCACCATGTCTTGCTTTGGGATGTGGATCCCCAGGGCAGTCATGTTCACAGACATGACTTCGAACTG TTATTTTGCAGTTGTGGTGTATAAGGTCTTGGTTCTGATGGTTGAAGAGTTTGGGGgcagcagtgtttttctggACCGGTTTTCTGACAAAGCCTTTAGGATCAACACAGgaccctgctgctgctgctgcccctgTTTGCCCCGTGTGCCCATGTCACG GCGAATGTTATTCTTGCTGAAGTTGGGTGCACTTCAGTATGCAATCCTAAAGACAGTGCTCTCTATCCTTTCCATAATACTGTGGACAAATGGAAACTTTGATCTTTCTGAT CTGGAGATCACTGGAACAGCCATTTGGATTAACCCATTCATTGGTGTTCTCACTATCATCTCACTTTGGCCTGTTGCCATCATCTTCATGAACACTAACAGCTTTCTACGCAGCCTCAATATTATACCCAAATATGCCATGTATCAA ttAATACTTGTACTGAGTCAGCTGCAGACATCAATCATTAACATCCTCGCCCTGGATGGAACCATTGCCTGTGCCCCACCCTTCTCTTCTCAAGCTCGTGGATCCA TGCTGAGTCAGCAGATGATGATCATGGAGATGTTCATCATCACTGTGGTCAATCGCTTTTTGTTCCGTCGTACATATGACACACTTCCCTCTGAGGCACATGACAGCGACCAGAATGCAAACGTGACCCTGCAGGCTGCTGTCATAGAGCATGATGTCTAA
- the LOC113143162 gene encoding APC membrane recruitment protein 2-like, with amino-acid sequence MDVQTENMDPAPCESQPTGKIRKGFKLFGKRKPGNIFSIRAKGDGNNKSPVMRSKTLDGLSETTAPDSEQEPDKENGHEVSQREREQAEEEQLGEDGVLAAAPARNSISSASSAKSLSFLSLLRGGRRGVGDRRVHTVSQPVGRRRRGLKGLFDNVKFRSKDKEDKEEAPPSPLLMTSRANSVEIIKEDLTLTPKSQPRSLDSPGSESYEPVKSSTAQDSSDTSTSETQIPQVTAGNVSRTNEHVPHLSTSEAPLVPGDTSLSSLLADISSLLTFDSISGGGDIMADVEAEWGKASNAISAVVTEVSPSSTALFSKPTFSSPQTSTSISTTLTAKSSPVVVPKTAITQHPSFSPLTKATSTSSPVAKPSSIITTLTKASTLTTQSVKLSSDSTPASEPSISVKIKSTTPIATKSSIMPEMLASLSAPMSSPSIIKSTMSSISTATPAFLNTPASIVEAPSISPTLTSTVSKPVSEIPALPQSFASVGKSRTVVTPPSATAKPPVTHSYPTPVSFIQVPPVKLDSDSTLNLQTFTSFRPSLSLAAGETKAPVTVSPTFTVTTKPSSPPRVIPTKMTMAPASTTTSGSVSEAHCKPTLTSTSMDIRKAPPSLATVADLGPSSTLTNTTKTQLSFASVPTPSSTLDKVSFTVQPTPAPVSLDKVPPAPIPTPAPITHAVVSTASPTPPALGQIPVSQSKAPPFHPQIPVSVSKEPPAPAQIPVSKCKEPPPASVTASIPKDPPAQIPVSVSKDPPAPAQIPVSQSKVPPGPSPVTSPLSTPAPFHPAEVPASTKLRRSGQTSVDEQLVSPSSTGATGAQPMLFKIEELHNESLTSLQGPSKERRTPQAKGSGLSKIPVVGGGRAGKLPVRDSQQVDDEASRDPPTPVLEEEKPHLNSHDAWNKDKISDVDSNVPTSKHTLEESQQPLQQKVLTSLPRDSKIPVKHSAQSHTASQIPQAKEPPRTKIPVSKVPVRRAGNKPAASGGSTQTRK; translated from the coding sequence ATGGATGTACAAACGGAGAACATGGATCCAGCGCCTTGTGAATCTCAGCCAACTGGAAAAATCAGAAAAGGATTCAAGCTGTTTGGCAAACGCAAGCCAGGTAACATCTTTTCTATTCGAGCCAAAGGTGATGGAAACAACAAGTCGCCTGTTATGAGGAGCAAAACTCTAGATGGATTATCAGAGACCACTGCACCAGATTCAGAACAGGAGCCAGACAAGGAAAATGGACACGAGGTGAGTCAACGAGAAAGGGAGCAGGCAGAGGAAGAGCAGCTTGGTGAAGATGGCGTTCTGGCTGCCGCCCCTGCTCGCAACTCCATTTCTTCTGCCAGCTCAGCCAAGTCCCTCAGCTTCCTGTCATTACTGAGGGGTGGCCGGAGAGGTGTGGGGGATCGCCGAGTCCACACTGTGTCCCAGCCAGTGGGAAGGCGACGTCGTGGACTGAAGGGTCTCTTTGATAACGTTAAGTTTCGATCAAAAGATAAAGAGGACAAAGAAGAAGCGCCTCCAAGCCCACTTCTCATGACGTCCCGTGCCAACAGTGTGGAAATTATCAAAGAGgacctcaccctcacccccaaaTCCCAGCCCCGCTCTCTGGACAGCCCAGGGTCTGAGAGCTATGAGCCTGTCAAGAGCTCAACAGCACAGGACAGTTCAGACACTTCGACGTCAGAGACCCAGATTCCCCAGGTGACAGCAGGCAATGTGAGTAGAACTAATGAGCATGTGCCGCATTTATCCACCTCTGAGGCACCATTGGTACCCGGAGATACCAGCCTGAGCTCCTTGCTGGCAGACATCTCCTCTCTCCTGACCTTTGACTCAATCTCAGGGGGGGGAGACATCATGGCTGATGTGGAGGCAGAGTGGGGGAAAGCGAGCAATGCCATTAGTGCTGTGGTGACTGAGGTCTCGCCGTCATCCACAGCTCTCTTCTCCAAACCCACCTTTTCCTCTCCGCAGACTTCTACTTCAATCAGTACCACTCTTACAGCAAAATCCTCCCCTGTAGTTGTTCCCAAAACAGCCATAACCCAACATCCATCCTTTAGTCCTCTGACAAAGGCAACCTCCACCTCTTCTCCTGTTGCCAAACCAAGCAGCATCATCACAACATTGACCAAAGCTTCCACTTTGACTACTCAGTCAGTCAAATTGAGCTCAGATTCTACTCCAGCCTCTGAGCCTTCTATTAGCGTTAAAATTAAATCAACTACGCCCATCGCAACCAAATCTTCAATTATGCCTGAAATGTTAGCAAGCCTTTCTGCTCCAATGTCTTCTCCTTCGATAATTAAATCCACAATGAGCTCCATTTCCACTGCAACCCCAGCTTTTCTAAACACCCCAGCCAGTATAGTTGAGGCTCCCTCAATTAGTCCAACTCTCACCTCTACAGTGAGTAAACCAGTTTCAGAGATTCCAGCACTTCCACAAAGTTTTGCTTCAGTAGGTAAATCGCGCACTGTAGTTACTCCACCTTCTGCAACAGCTAAACCACCAGTAACCCATAGCTATCCCACCCCTGTTTCATTTATCCAAGTCCCACCTGTTAAATTGGATTCAGATAGCACTTTGAACCTACAAACCTTCACTTCCTTCAGACCCTCCCTAAGTTTAGCTGCAGGAGAAACTAAAGCACCAGTAACAGTATCACCAACTTTTACTGTTACAACCAAACCCTCCTCTCCCCCTCGTGTTATTCCCACCAAAATGACAATGGCTCCTGCATCAACCACAACCTCAGGCTCAGTATCTGAGGCCCATTGCAAACCGACGCTCACCTCCACCTCAATGGACATACGTAAGGCCCCTCCCTCCCTTGCAACTGTTGCAGATCTGGGTCCTTCTTCTACCCTGACTAACACAACTAAAACCCAACTGAGCTTTGCATCTGTCCCAACTCCATCATCAACTTTAGATAAAGTTTCTTTCACAGTTCAACCCACTCCAGCACCAGTCTCTTTAGATAAGGTTCCCCCAGCTCCCATTCCGACTCCAGCCCCTATCACTCATGCTGTTGTTTCCACAGCATCCCCAACACCTCCTGCGCTAGGTCAGATCCCAGTCTCTCAATCTAAAGCCCCCCCTTTTCATCCTCAAATCCCAGTTTCTGTGTCTAAAGAACCCCCTGCACCTGCTCAGATCCCAGTTTCTAAATGTAAAGAGCCTCCTCCTGCCTCTGTTACAGCTTCTATACCTAAAGATCCTCCTGCTCAGATTCCAGTTTCTGTATCTAAAGAccctcctgctcctgctcagATTCCAGTTTCTCAGTCTAAAGTCCCTCCTGGCCCTAGCCCTGTCACCTCTCCTCTTTCTACCCCTGCACCTTTCCACCCAGCTGAAGTCCCCGCTTCTACTAAGTTGAGAAGAAGTGGACAGACATCAGTGGATGAGCAACTTGTTAGTCCAAGTAGCACAGGTGCTACAGGAGCCCAGCCTATGCTGTTCAAAATAGAAGAACTGCATAATGAGTCACTAACAAGCCTCCAAGGCCCTTCAAAAGAAAGGAGGACACCACAAGCAAAAGGATCAGGACTTAGTAAAATACCTGTAGTTGGAGGGGGCAGAGCGGGTAAGCTACCTGTTCGGGACAGCCAACAAGTTGACGATGAAGCAAGCAGGGATCCACCTACTCCTGTACTAGAGGAAGAGAAGCCTCACCTCAACTCACATGATGCATGGAACAAAGATAAAATCTCTGATGTTGACAGCAATGTGCCCACCTCAAAACACACCCTGGAGGAGAGTCAGCAGCCTCTCCAACAAAAAGTCCTCACCAGTTTACCGCGTGACTCAAAGATCCCTGTAAAGCACAGTGCACAGTCTCACACTGCCTCCCAAATCCCTCAAGCTAAAGAACCTCCTCGAACGAAGATACCTGTGTCCAAGGTTCCTGTCCGCCGAGCTGGTAATAAACCTGCGGCTTCAGGAGGCAGCAcccaaacaagaaaataa
- the LOC113143539 gene encoding palmitoyltransferase ZDHHC20-like isoform X1 — MAPSHALRCCKRALNWVPVLFINLVIGWSYYAYVVELCVYTIPNNAERISYLVIFHLFLTMFIWSYWKTIFSKPASPSKAFGLPRVEKEAYEREERAEVQQEILKKVARNLPIYTRTAGGAVRYCNPCQVIKPDRCHHCSTCEMCVLKMDHHCPWVNNCVGFSNYKYFVLFLAYAALYCAVICATVIQYFIKFWTKELPETHAKFHILFLFFVAALFFISVLSLLSYHLWLVGKNRTTIEAFRAPVFTNGPDKNGFSLGFSRNVAEVFGDQAKHWIFPVYSSLGDGHSFLARLVHIDPEQANSVLQQNGKSLADGETNLSVHGNNIQHTADDSKEKVDEGQMVSVTVESEP; from the exons ATGGCGCCCTCTCATGCTCTGAGGTGCTGTAAACGGGCTCTGAACTGGGTCCCGGTCCTGTTTATCAACCTGGTCATCGGCTGGTCTTATTACGCTTATGTCGTGGAGCTCTGTGTCT ATACGATCCCAAATAATGCGGAACGAA TCAGCTATTTGGTCATCTTTCACCTGTTTCTCACCATGTTCATATGGTCCTACTGGAAAACTATCTTTTCTAAACCAGCCAGCCCCTCGAAAGCG TTTGGTCTGCCCAGAGTAGAGAAGGAAGCGTATGAGAGAGAGGAGCGAGCCGAGGTGCAACAAGAGATTCTTAAGAAAGTGGCGAGGAATTTACCTATATATACGCGCACTGCAGGGGGAG CTGTCCGATACTGCAACCCCTGCCAGGTCATCAAACCTGACCGCTGCCACCACTGTTCAACCTGTGAAAT GTGTGTGCTGAAAATGGATCATCACTGCCCCTG GGTGAATAACTGTGTTGGATTCTCAAACTACAAGTACTTTGTCTTGTTCTTGGCCTATGCCGCACTCTACTGTGCAGTAATTTGTGCTACAGTCATCCAGTATTTCATCAAATTCTGGACT AAAGAGCTGCCTGAAACGCACGCCAAATTCCACATcttgttcctgttttttgtgGCGGCCCTCTTCTTTATCAGTGTCCTGTCACTGCTCAGCTACCATCTGTGGCTTGTGGGAAAGAACAGGACCACTATAG AGGCTTTTAGGGCTCCTGTCTTTACCAATGGTCCAGACAAAAATGGATTCTCTCTCGGGTTTAGCAGAAACGTGGCTGAGGTGTTTGGAGACCAAGCAAAGCACTGGATTTTTCCTGTATACTCAAG TTTGGGAGATGGCCATTCATTTCTTGCCAGACTGGTACACATAGATCCTGAACAAGCGAACAGTGTGTTACAGCAAAATGGAAAAAG CCTTGCTGATGGAGAGACCAACCTTTCTGTGCATGGTAACAACATACAACACACTGCGGACGATAGCAAAGAGAAAGTTG atgAAGGCCAGATGGTCTCTGTGACAGTGGAGAGTGAGCCATAG
- the LOC113143539 gene encoding palmitoyltransferase ZDHHC20-like isoform X2 has translation MFIWSYWKTIFSKPASPSKAFGLPRVEKEAYEREERAEVQQEILKKVARNLPIYTRTAGGAVRYCNPCQVIKPDRCHHCSTCEMCVLKMDHHCPWVNNCVGFSNYKYFVLFLAYAALYCAVICATVIQYFIKFWTKELPETHAKFHILFLFFVAALFFISVLSLLSYHLWLVGKNRTTIEAFRAPVFTNGPDKNGFSLGFSRNVAEVFGDQAKHWIFPVYSSLGDGHSFLARLVHIDPEQANSVLQQNGKSLADGETNLSVHGNNIQHTADDSKEKVDEGQMVSVTVESEP, from the exons ATGTTCATATGGTCCTACTGGAAAACTATCTTTTCTAAACCAGCCAGCCCCTCGAAAGCG TTTGGTCTGCCCAGAGTAGAGAAGGAAGCGTATGAGAGAGAGGAGCGAGCCGAGGTGCAACAAGAGATTCTTAAGAAAGTGGCGAGGAATTTACCTATATATACGCGCACTGCAGGGGGAG CTGTCCGATACTGCAACCCCTGCCAGGTCATCAAACCTGACCGCTGCCACCACTGTTCAACCTGTGAAAT GTGTGTGCTGAAAATGGATCATCACTGCCCCTG GGTGAATAACTGTGTTGGATTCTCAAACTACAAGTACTTTGTCTTGTTCTTGGCCTATGCCGCACTCTACTGTGCAGTAATTTGTGCTACAGTCATCCAGTATTTCATCAAATTCTGGACT AAAGAGCTGCCTGAAACGCACGCCAAATTCCACATcttgttcctgttttttgtgGCGGCCCTCTTCTTTATCAGTGTCCTGTCACTGCTCAGCTACCATCTGTGGCTTGTGGGAAAGAACAGGACCACTATAG AGGCTTTTAGGGCTCCTGTCTTTACCAATGGTCCAGACAAAAATGGATTCTCTCTCGGGTTTAGCAGAAACGTGGCTGAGGTGTTTGGAGACCAAGCAAAGCACTGGATTTTTCCTGTATACTCAAG TTTGGGAGATGGCCATTCATTTCTTGCCAGACTGGTACACATAGATCCTGAACAAGCGAACAGTGTGTTACAGCAAAATGGAAAAAG CCTTGCTGATGGAGAGACCAACCTTTCTGTGCATGGTAACAACATACAACACACTGCGGACGATAGCAAAGAGAAAGTTG atgAAGGCCAGATGGTCTCTGTGACAGTGGAGAGTGAGCCATAG